The following proteins are encoded in a genomic region of Saccharopolyspora antimicrobica:
- a CDS encoding acetyl-CoA carboxylase biotin carboxylase subunit produces MTGLRRVLVANRGEIAVRIVRACHAAGVEAVAVYSDADENARWVQLADEAVHIGRSAAQKSYLDSDALLKAARSADVEAVHPGYGFLSENAAFARAIVEAGLVFVGPPPSAMEQMGDKAAARRAAQAAGVPVVPGSGPVDDPEDAVRVAEEVGYPLLVKAAAGGGGRGIRPVADAAELVDVLPGARAEARSAFGDGTVYLERAVPGARHVEVQVLADEHGNVVHLFERDCSVQRRRQKLLEEAPASDLRESTRQAITSAAVRLAGHVGYRNAGTVEFLVDSDENFYFIEMNTRVQVEHPITEAITGVDVIAEQLRIAGGAALTLEQDSVERRGVAIEMRINAEDPERDFAPTPGEITALHLPGGPGVRVDTGIVRGDRISPFYDSLIAKLICWGADREQAYARAGQALAEFHVGGVASTISLHRRLTADPRLRAGPVHTGWLEESRAGD; encoded by the coding sequence ATGACCGGCCTGCGGAGAGTGCTGGTGGCCAACCGCGGCGAGATCGCGGTGCGGATCGTCCGCGCCTGCCACGCGGCCGGCGTCGAGGCCGTCGCGGTGTACTCCGACGCGGACGAGAACGCCCGCTGGGTCCAGCTCGCCGACGAGGCGGTGCACATCGGGAGATCCGCCGCGCAGAAGTCCTACTTGGACTCCGATGCGCTGCTCAAGGCGGCGCGGTCCGCCGATGTGGAGGCGGTGCACCCCGGTTACGGTTTCCTGTCGGAGAACGCCGCTTTCGCCCGGGCGATCGTCGAGGCCGGGCTGGTGTTCGTCGGGCCACCGCCTTCGGCGATGGAGCAGATGGGCGACAAGGCGGCCGCGCGTCGTGCCGCGCAGGCCGCCGGCGTTCCGGTGGTGCCGGGAAGCGGTCCGGTCGACGATCCGGAGGACGCCGTCCGCGTGGCCGAGGAGGTCGGGTACCCGCTGCTGGTCAAGGCGGCGGCGGGCGGCGGAGGCCGGGGGATCCGGCCGGTCGCCGACGCGGCCGAGCTGGTCGACGTGCTGCCCGGGGCACGAGCCGAGGCGCGTTCGGCGTTCGGCGACGGGACGGTCTACCTCGAGCGCGCGGTCCCCGGGGCGCGGCACGTGGAGGTGCAGGTGCTCGCCGACGAGCACGGGAACGTGGTGCACCTCTTCGAGCGGGACTGCTCCGTGCAACGGCGTCGACAGAAGCTCCTGGAAGAGGCACCCGCCTCGGACCTGCGGGAAAGCACCCGGCAGGCAATCACCTCGGCCGCGGTGCGGTTGGCCGGTCACGTCGGGTACCGCAACGCCGGAACGGTGGAGTTCCTGGTCGATTCCGACGAGAACTTCTACTTCATCGAGATGAACACCCGCGTCCAGGTCGAGCACCCGATCACCGAGGCGATCACCGGTGTCGACGTCATCGCCGAACAGCTGAGGATCGCCGGTGGCGCGGCACTGACCCTGGAGCAGGATTCGGTCGAGCGGCGGGGCGTCGCGATCGAAATGCGCATCAACGCCGAGGATCCGGAGCGCGACTTCGCCCCGACGCCCGGCGAGATCACCGCATTGCACCTGCCCGGTGGGCCTGGCGTGCGAGTGGACACCGGAATCGTGCGAGGCGACCGGATCAGCCCGTTCTACGACTCGCTGATCGCCAAGCTCATCTGCTGGGGAGCAGACCGCGAGCAGGCCTACGCCAGAGCGGGGCAGGCGCTGGCCGAGTTCCACGTCGGAGGCGTCGCCAGCACCATCTCGCTGCACCGCAGGCTGACCGCGGACCCGCGGCTCCGCGCCGGCCCGGTGCACACCGGATGGCTGGAGGAATCCCGCGCCGGGGATTGA